The sequence TATCATGGGATGTTCTGAGCCAAATTATtaggaagaaaaaaatagatatggAGGTGGCACCGTGCAATAGACTAACGGTGCTAAAGGATGTGGTGTCGTGAAAAGGATCTATTTTTGGACATCTTTTTCTGGAGGGTCCATTTGTAAAAATTGTTTTTCAAAGGGCTAAAAAGTAAAAATTCCACGAGGATTGACAGACCCACTGCATAGTGTATGTAGTGAACATGCTTGCTGAGGAAAGAGACAACTCTGTCGATTTTGACAAAGCTTTCTTTCGAAAGATTACGCGCAAAGCGCACCATCTCATCACTGACGCCATCATTGTCTCCTCGGACTAGTACTACGCACTGGACAGTTGTCAAGCCATCTCGCAGCACAAGGAATGTGAGCTTCCTACCGACCGGCCTAATGGCTTGAGCCCATCCACGGACCAGCACGATGCGTCTGGGACGAGCTCACAGACATGCGTCCATTATCGCGGGCAAATGGGCAAGATCTGGAAGACCTTCAGGGGTAAGTCCTCATAGTTCCTGGAGAAGAAGCCCATGTGGACGAGGTCCGCCAGGTCATCGTTAGTGGCCTCATGTGCCTGCGCCCGCTGGTGGCGCTAAACCTCCTTGGCCATCTTCTGCTCGTTCTTGGGGCTCCTTCTGCCTCTTGGGGTTGTTGGCGGCTTCATTGGAGACCTTCACGGTGCCTTCTGCCTTCGAGCTGTCCTCTGTCGTTTGTCCTGACATCTTCCCCtcccctttcttttctttttggaggTGTTGATGACCACCGAGGAGAAGGGAGGGCTCTTGCCCCGTGTTGCCGACACTGGATAAGGTGATGGGGACGCCGAAACTGGAAGGCGGGGTTGCGGTGATTGCCTAATTGGGGTTTGAGTCGAGCCAAGGGCCAAGGCAACTGGTGCCGAGCCCAACCATAGTTATAGAGACCGAACCGGAAAACCAACTGGTTATCCTCTCGGTTCACTAGCCGTGGAACCACATGTTCATAGTACTTAAACGATACGAATTGGATATAGCCACAACAACTAATTGGGTGGTGTGGTAACGGCTCCGATTCCCTTCCCGCGGACATTTGTAAGTGCACTTTTTAACACATGCCAAGACCATCcctaaccatattcccttcattttgttcccttcccgattTCCGTCCCCGTtcccattctctttattttctctcatctccaacaggttcccttcgaggggaatcgcgaagggaaaggagagagaatcccgtcttgAAAGAAATGACCctgaaaatcccgtcgtgaagggaaccgtgaaggaaaacggTTAGAACGCTGAAGTAaatgaaaatcccttcacgacgggattttagTCCCTAAAGGGAAGCCGTTAGGGCTAGCCCAACAAACAAAATGCCACAACATTCCTACTTAAGGGCACCCATATATGCGTAAATATAGGCAACATGATTTAAATCGGAGTGATCTTCCCCTTCATAAATCCTTTATGGAGCCAAGTCCCGCTCACTTTACTATCCGAGCCATCCACACATCTTTAGAATCCGAGCTAGCCAAAAGTGAAATGAAGGAAACTGGCATCCACCCTAAGCTCCTCTTGCCTTGGTTATTACCCCATTACCAGAGAACATATGCAGTGCTCCCACTCCCCTTGGTGCGATCCCGTGCTCCCACTCCTCAAAAGGTGATGAAAATGGtcatgaaaattttcaaaaaattagaaaacaTTGATCGAAATTAGATCTACCATGCCTAAAAAAATTTAACCCTAAACTCGATGTAACCCTTGCATCAGCTACTTTTTCATGCTCCCCGAAAAATTGTCGCGGACGATAGCTGTCCACCTTCCATGGCAGATTGCCCACGTAGATCCTGCCCAAGTTGTCGGGGAGGTTTCTCAACGGGGATAATGGCGCTTCTCGGAGCTGCATTGCTGTTTGGAGTCTGAAGCCTTTCTCTGATTTCCTGCCGAATGAAATGTTATTTAGCAGAGACAAGGAGAGGAAATCGGAGTAGCTGACGAGGCAAGGAGCTTCACCGCCGATTGTTCCTGCGCCGTCTGCGCACGCCAGCCACTTGTGGCAGCTGGAATATACGCTGTACGCTCGCCACGCTGCCTTGGAGAAGATGGACCGGAACAGCCGGCCGGTGGTGCGTCTGGCGGCGCGAGGAGCCACGGCAGGAACGACGGATGCGACGTCGGCACTGTGTCGCGCCAGGGCTTGCAGACGGCATGGAAGCAGAACGCCGTCGTGGAGGCAGGTGGAGATGTCCCGCAGGTCCGACACGAGGTCGGGCTACCGGGACGCGGCGGCATCCATGGCGAGCAAGATCGGACGAGATCGAGATAAGCTGTCGTTATGTTATCAGTCGTCACAGATATTGGCAGCCAAGCGTCCATGGCAACCTAATTAAGGACACTTTTGTGGACATGGAAGACTCATGACTCGAATCGATCTGCTTGTTTATACGGATTGGATTATACTGAAGAAGATATGTCAGACAAAACTTTTGAATTGCTTCGACAAATTGAGCTAGGCGCATCATAACAACAGCCTACAATACATCAGCTCACGGCCACAACCAATAGGTGACAAAACACAAGTGAAGAGGAGGGGACGGGATGATCGAGAACCCAGATAGAGAATGAGGCTCTAAGCCAGCATCAGACGCGCTACGATGCTCCTAGCCTGCCTGCTGTCCATCTCCTCATTAGAAACCTCGTCGCGGTCGCTCCTCCGCAACGTTCACACGCAGGGCACGGCCATCCAAACTCTGTAGAATTCAGAATGGGAGGTCACATACTTGGGCTAAGAAAGTAAAACATGATAACTTGGCCATGGTacggaagaaaaaaagaagatagcATCAGTCCACAGCCTGAGATAGAACAAAATTTGCTTCATCCAGTTACTATGGCTATGCAAATGTCAGCGAATTGACTGTGCCTTAGACACTGACCTGTCCGTCAAGGGCGGAAATAGCATCATCCAATTCCTCCTGTGTCGCCATTGTAACGAAACCAAATCCCCGTGAACGCCCAGTTTCTCTGTCGTACACAACTCTAGCATCGACTACTTTACCATGCTCGCTGAACAATTGTACCAATCTGGAGTCATCCACTTGCCAAGGCAGATTACCCACATAAATCCTGAAAGAAGGCCCAAATTGTCTGGGAGGTCTCTCCACACGAGAGCCCCTAGGAGCTGCCTTGTTTACAGTCAGAAGCCTTCCATTGACATCCTGCACACATAAAGGCTAATCAGCAAAAAGCTTGTAACACCTACATTCTTCAATGCATGCTAGTATATCCATAAGTACATAGGACAGAATCAAGTAAACTTCAATGTACAAGTAGCTGTTGTAACTAACATAGAACTGGGCTCCTCGAATCACTTTAGCATGAATATCATATGAATGGAACAGATTAGTATACAAATATGAGGACGATATTAAGCTTGCCTAATATAATGTACATCCTAAATCGACTTAAATCAGGCACTACAACCACTATAACGTACATCCTAAATCAAAATCATTAAGAACGAAAAATGCATACCCTTATACCACAGCAATCTATCAATGTTTACAGGAAACATATTCAAATGAAATTGGGAACAGCCCATTCCATGCATAATGCAAGTATACAAATCAATCGGGCAACTATGAGTACACAAGTCGTGGCTGACACAAGAAAACAGTCTAGCTTTAACTTTGACTTGATTAAACCCAGGAACTGTCAAGAAGCTAGCTCCATCAAGTTATAAAATATACTCACATAGCGATTGAACATCTCCACAGCCTTCTCAGCCTCCTCAACAGTACTCATGGTGATAAACCCAAATCCACGGCTCCGATCTGTTTCTCTGCTGTAAATGACCTGTACATCCATAAAGTACGTTCATTTTAGAACAAAATAGCAACCCTTATTTCTCAAGCCAAGAAGAACGAGAAAAGATATACTTGAGGAGAAAACCGTGAATAACCTTGAACTATTATCTAACTGTATCCGTACAATACTGACCAAACGGACAGATATGACAGACACTAGGTAGGCACCTCAACATTGCGAATAGGTAGAACAAGGGAACATTCTTCGAAACCAACAAATGCAGACGCTTGGTTAGTTTCCTTTCCTAGGCTAAAAGTTCGTACTGAAAGACTAACCAGACCAATATACCCTTTAATTTGACAGAGTGTGACAAGTTAATCACTAAGCCAACATGATAATTCCGATAATGATTCGTAATCACAACATTTCCACACAATATGAACACCTGACGAAGCAACCTCGCATAACAACCGAGTGGAGTATAAACATATCAAGGAACAAGCTCACTAAGCAGAGGAGTGGATACTAGCGGTTGCACCTTTGCAACATCAACAACGCACTTCTCCACTCACCGCATACAGTTACACATTCACAGCAGAGTTACAGAACTGAATGGTTCCGCTACAGTTGTCGCAGTGCAGTTTCAGTTGAggcaaaattaaaaaaaaaagccctTTTGCCAATCGATTGTGTAGCATAAAAGAGTGGACGAAGCAGTGTTAAGAGAGGTCACCTCTGCGACCTCGACGATGCCGGCCTGCTCGAAGAGCTGGGCGAGGCGCTCGCTGTCTACGTCGTAGGGCAGGTTGCCGACGTACACCTTGGCCTCCTCGGGCGGCTCGACGTACTCGCCGACCTCCTCGTCGGCCTCCCCGTCATccgcggccgcctcctcctcggcgacctcctcctggacGGCCGCGGAGGCCTCCACCTCCACGGTGTCGTCGCCctcccccgcctcctcctccggcgcgAACACGTCCCCCTCGTCCTCGGACACCTGGTCCTCGGCGGCGGCAGGATCGGCGAAGTCGACGGCGGCGGAGGACTCGAAGGAGTCGGAGGCGGCGAGCGGGGCGAGGGGCAGGCGGCGGGCGGAGCGGAGGTGGAGCAGGCGGGGCGGGGTGGGTgagaggaggacgaggaaggGCGCGGGGGTGGAGGAGGGGGTGGGCTTGGggagggaggcggaggaggtggcggcgagggagaggagggacatggcgatggaggaggccatgcgcgaggggaggagagggaatgggagaggaggggtggaaggaagaagggaaggggataagagaggagagggagggaggagcgaGCAGCGACCGGATTGGATTGGATTCTGGGGTTGAGGTGAAGGTGAGGTGAGCTTCTCTCTCCAGGCCTGGAGTGGAGTGACCACGAGACGGGATATTTTTTTCACACCTCCTAAATTCCAGAACCTGAAATTGAGAGGGATCTTTCGATCACCGGAATTAGAGGAGGAGGGGTAGGATTCGGATACCAGAAATCAGGGGAGGAGGATTAGAATTTGGGTATCAGATTTAGAGGAAGATGGGAGATGACGATTGAAATAATGGTGGACGGCTATGTGGCCGTGTAACGACGGTGGTGGTACCAGGGACAGCAGGCAGGCAGTGGGTGGGGTTAGCGATGGGGGAGTGTTGCAACGGATTGGTTAGAGCGACAGTTAGGGGTGAGCGGAGGAGATCGAACGGAGATGATTACAACACTGAGGAAATGGATAGCGGGGGAGATGATGTGAAGGCTATTGAATCTCAATCCTACGGTTTAGAATGATCTCTGagatttgttttatttttaagcATCTGAAGTATAGCAATGCTTATTTTTATCGTTTTCCTGTCAAATGGGATGGGCGCGATCCGCTTTCGGAATGGGCTTCCTACATGGGCTGGGCTGGATATTAAGCATTGTAATCCGGGCCATTTACCACAGGAAGAGATGTTACGTTCCCCTACTTGCTACGTACTTTGCTACTAGCAGTATGTACATACATCATGGCTGCTCCACAGGAAAACGAAAAAGGAAAATAGTGTGTACATATGCCAGTTACGAGTAGCATGAGACTAtacgttctctaaaaaaaagaaacaccaCCACCATCAACATTGTTATGTGAAACCTAAGCTTAATCTCGACCATAAACTGACTGAAACCCAAGTGGTAACAAATTAAGCTTCAGACTGTTCCCTTCACCCACTTACGATGCTTCCTCACCAGCGGCTGCGCGCatcaggaaagaaaaaaaaatcagatagtGTCAGTGTGACGGATGCAGTTCAGATCTTCTTTTTTCATTCTTTCATGCAGTAGTGAATACTACAAAGCATACGAGTAAATCCCAGAGTAAATTAATGGTGCAAGCCTCAATCTGGCACCTACCTGTGCTAGAAAGTAGAAACGGCTGAGGAAGGTGGAGGAAGAGGTGTCCTTGGAGGCGCCCTTGCAGCCAGATCGCTGGAGATCGCACCATCGAAAACTAATCAAACGCCAGAGCCACAAACATATACGTATCTAACTGCATTTGCCGATACTTTCAGTTAGTTTCTCTAAGCTAAGCACATGCCTGATCCTCTGGCTGATTACTGCACTGAACTGGGCCGGCATCTTCATCAGCGCTTCCAGCGCAAATTGTTCCTCCTTCTCGGCTTGTGACGTTCCTCTGCTCATTATTTCAGTGAAATCCACAAACTGCAGGGAGAACCAAGGgcacaaattaaaataaataaataaagcacATGAGAGCAAAGTCCTATAGTTGAAACAAATATATTTGATGATGTCGCGCGCCTGGAAATTGTCGAATAGCCGCCGGTTATCGTGGCAGTGAATCAGATCATCCCATGACCCATCGCCAACTCCAACGAGGACAATGGACAGAGGGAAATGACTGCGTAAAACAAGGCATGTATGTAACAGCTCTATATCCCAAAGTACATTTAAAAGGCTCGTACCTGTCTAAAGATGCGGCATTAACCATCAATCATGTCTCATATTGgctttgtttctttgcaagGTGAATTAAGATAGAAGCCAATCGTGCTTTA is a genomic window of Phragmites australis chromosome 17, lpPhrAust1.1, whole genome shotgun sequence containing:
- the LOC133897110 gene encoding uncharacterized protein LOC133897110; amino-acid sequence: MDAWLPISVTTDNITTAYLDLVRSCSPWMPPRPGSPTSCRTCGTSPPASTTAFCFHAVCKPWRDTVPTSHPSFLPWLLAPPDAPPAGCSGPSSPRQRGERTAYIPAATSGWRAQTAQEQSAEIRERLQTPNSNAAPRSAIIPVEKPPRQLGQDLRGQSAMEGGQLSSATIFRGA
- the LOC133897107 gene encoding 28 kDa ribonucleoprotein, chloroplastic-like; its protein translation is MASSIAMSLLSLAATSSASLPKPTPSSTPAPFLVLLSPTPPRLLHLRSARRLPLAPLAASDSFESSAAVDFADPAAAEDQVSEDEGDVFAPEEEAGEGDDTVEVEASAAVQEEVAEEEAAADDGEADEEVGEYVEPPEEAKVYVGNLPYDVDSERLAQLFEQAGIVEVAEVIYSRETDRSRGFGFITMSTVEEAEKAVEMFNRYDVNGRLLTVNKAAPRGSRVERPPRQFGPSFRIYVGNLPWQVDDSRLVQLFSEHGKVVDARVVYDRETGRSRGFGFVTMATQEELDDAISALDGQSLDGRALRVNVAEERPRRGF